The proteins below come from a single Miscanthus floridulus cultivar M001 chromosome 1, ASM1932011v1, whole genome shotgun sequence genomic window:
- the LOC136477159 gene encoding uncharacterized protein, translated as MDPCPFVRVLVGNLALRMPVAPPAAGAGAGVHPSTSPCYCKIRLGKMPVQSVPAPLVVSDGGEQTPASGALAAAFHLSKADLAWFNGKPSLFSSRGEASLKVSVYAGRKGSTCGVSSGRLLGKATIPLDLKGAEAKPAVLHSGWISIGKRAGKVCPAAATELSLTVRAEPDPRFVFEFDGEPECSPQVLQVGSSMKQPMFTCKFGCRSNSDLRRPGMQPERDAASSAKERKGWSVTVHDLKGSPVAMASMVTPFVPSPGTDRVSRSNPGAWLILRPAGDGAWEPWARLECWRERGGAGASDSLGYHFDLLVPGADHAVALADSSIPSSKGGKFAIDLTAAQPLSRGGTPGCSPRGSGDLSNWPLGNYRGFVMSAAVQGEGRCSKPTVEVGVAHVGCAEDAAAFVALAAAVDLSMDACRLFSHRLRKELSHLRADLLR; from the coding sequence ATGGACCCGTGCCCGTTCGTGCGGGTGCTGGTCGGCAACCTCGCGCTCAGAATGCCGgtggcgccgccggccgccggcgccggggCCGGCGTCCACCCGTCCACGTCGCCGTGCTACTGCAAGATCCGGCTCGGGAAGATGCCGGTGCAGAGCGTCCCGGCGCCGCTCGTGGTCTCCGACGGCGGCGAGCAGACGCCGGCGTCCGGGGCACTCGCCGCCGCGTTCCACCTGTCCAAGGCTGACCTGGCGTGGTTCAACGGGAAGCCGTCGCTCTTCTCGTCGCGCGGGGAGGCCAGCCTCAAGGTGTCGGTCTACGCCGGCCGGAAGGGGAGTACCTGCGGCGTCAGCTCCGGGCGGCTGCTTGGGAAGGCTACGATCCCGCTCGACCTCAAGGGCGCCGAGGCCAAGCCCGCCGTGCTGCACAGCGGCTGGATCTCCATCGGGAAGCGAGCCGGGAAGGTCTGTCCCGCTGCGGCGACGGAGCTCAGCCTCACCGTCCGCGCGGAGCCGGACCCGAGATTTGTCTTCGAGTTCGACGGCGAGCCGGAGTGCAGCCCACAGGTGCTGCAGGTGGGCAGCAGCATGAAGCAGCCCATGTTCACCTGCAAGTTCGGATGCCGCAGCAACAGCGACCTTCGCAGGCCCGGGATGCAGCCGGAGCGCGACGCCGCGTCGTCGGCCAAGGAGCGCAAGGGGTGGTCGGTGACTGTGCACGACCTGAAGGGCTCCCCCGTGGCGATGGCGTCCATGGTCACGCCTTTCGTGCCGTCGCCGGGCACGGACCGCGTGAGCCGCTCCAACCCGGGCGCGTGGCTCATCCTCCGCCCCGCGGGCGACGGCGCCTGGGAGCCCTGGGCGCGTCTCGAGTGCTGGCGCgagcgcggcggcgccggcgcgtcCGACAGCCTGGGCTACCACTTCGACCTCCTGGTCCCCGGCGCGGACCACGCCGTCGCACTCGCCGACTCCTCCATCCCCTCGTCCAAGGGCGGCAAGTTCGCCATCGACCTGACCGCCGCGCAGCCGCTCAGCCGGGGGGGCACGCCCGGGTGCAGCCCGAGAGGCAGCGGCGACCTGAGCAACTGGCCCCTGGGCAACTACCGCGGCTTCGTCATGTCCGCCGCGGTCCAGGGCGAGGGCCGGTGCAGCAAGCCGACGGTCGAGGTCGGGGTGGCGCACGTCGGGTGCGCCGAGGACGCGGCTGCGTTCGTGGCCCTCGCGGCGGCCGTGGACCTGAGCATGGACGCGTGCAGGCTCTTCTCCCACCGACTGAGGAAGGAGCTCTCGCACCTGCGGGCCGACCTACTCCGGTGA